The DNA segment CGGCATGTCGCAATGCGATTGACCGGCACGGGCGGGGTTCGGTAAAATTGCGCGGTTCGGGGTGTGGCGCAGCCCGGTAGCGCGCTTGCTTTGGGAGCAAGATGTCGAGAGTTCGAATCCCTCCACCCCGACCAATCAAAATCAAAGGGTTACAGAAATGTAGCCCTTTTTTTGTTCACTGTCCGTGAAGGGCTGCAGCGCCTAATCCTTTTTGCCGAGCATTGCCTTGAGATCGGCGAAAGGCGAATGCGTGGCCGCCGCTGCGCCGGATATGCCGGTTCCGGCATTGCCTGTGGCTTCCAGCTGGCGCTGGTGTTCGTTGTCGTGGCAGTAAAGGCACAGCAGTTCCCAATTGCTGCCATTGGGCGGGTTGTTGTTGTGGTTGTGATCGCGGTGATGCACCGTGAGTTCGCGCAGATTGGAACGCGTGAATTCACGGGCGCAGCGGCCGCAAATCCATGGGTAAATCTTCAGCGCCTGCTCGCGGTAGCCCTGGTCGCGAATCTCGGCGTCGCGACGCGCATCGGCGACGATGCGGTCGAGTTTTCCCGGAGCACCGGCTTTCATGCGCGCTATTTCTCCTGAAGGAGATTGTTCATCCGCTGCGCGCGACTTTTGGATTCAGCCTTGTTGATTTCCGACACCTGGCGGCCATAGGCCTCGCGCGCTTCCTGGCCTTGCTGCGTTGCCTCGATGCTGCGTATGCAGCGCCAGCGCTTTCCCGTTTTGGTGACGATCAGACGCATTTCGTTTCTGGGGTGATGCATGCGGCAGTGATAGCAGTAAGTGGGTTCTGTTGCCATGGGAGTGGGCGGATATCCGGCGAAGACAACTGCAATTATGCTACGCCCAGCACGATTTTTTCGTCCTGTGCCGGCGCTTTGCGGATATTCGCGGCATTCCGTTCAATCGACATCCGTGGCCCCGGTTTCCTTGTAAACTTGCGCGGTTCGCTTGTGCAGGCCCTTATGTCGCGTCGTCACGAGGGATTCGATGATTTCGATGCAAGGATCTTGCTGTGCAACGCATCCGCCCGTAGCTCATCTGGATAGAGCACCGGCCTTCTAAGCCGGGGGTAACAGGTTCGAGTCCTGTCGGGCGGACCAGTATTGCAGGGCTGCGCAGGAATTTGTTACGGAGACCCGTGCATTCAGCTTTTGAACCTCCGCATCAAGCGTGCGGACAATGCGGAGCAGGGATTACTGATGAAAGCAACGCGATTCACCGGCATAGCGGATGCCAAGGCCAGGCTGGGACAGGAACTAGGTCTCAGCGACTGGATGCTGATCGACCAGGAACGCATCAATGCCTTTGCCGAAGTGACGGGCGATAGGCAATGGATCCATGTCGATGTCGAGCGGGCGAAGCGTGAGTCGCCGTTTGGCGCGCCGATCGCTCACGGCTACCTCACCCTGTCGTTGTTGGCCAAGTTTGCGAACGAATGCATTTCGGTCGATGGCATCAAGCTTGCCGTGAACTACGGCCTGAATCGCGTGCGCTTCGCCTCGCCGGTGAAAGCAGGCAGTCGTGTCCGTGCGAGGTTTGTGCTCGCGGAGGTGGACGATATCCCCGGCGGCGCACAACTGGTGTGGCAGGCGGTGATCGAGATCGAGGGCGGCGACAAGCCGGCGTGCGCGGCGGAGATGGTCACACGCTGGTATTTCTAGGAAGCCCCGCGACTTGCTTGACGGCCAGGTTCATCGCATCATGAGCGTTCCCACCTACATTTGCGTCACCCGCCATGGTGAGACCGACTGGAACATTGCCGGAATTCTGCAGGGCTGGACTGACGTTCCAATCAACGATCAGGGGCGGCGGCAAGCTTACGAACTGGTCGGCAGCTTCTCCCATTCGAAGTTCTCGAAGATTTATTCGAGCCCCCTGATCCGTTCGCTCGAAACCGCGGAAATCATCGCCCGTTCGCTTCGACTGGATCCTCCTGAATGTCATGAGGGATTGATGGAGCGGAATTTCGGCGTCATCCAGGGGATTCCCAAGTCGGAACTGGCGGAACTGAATCCGGTACTGTTGCAGCAGATTCTCAAGCGGAATCCGGCGACGGAATTCGAGCAGGGCGAGTCGATGGATGAATTCGCCGATCGAGTGCTCGACGCCATCGTCAGCATCGCGCGGC comes from the Sulfuritalea hydrogenivorans sk43H genome and includes:
- a CDS encoding MaoC family dehydratase, translated to MKATRFTGIADAKARLGQELGLSDWMLIDQERINAFAEVTGDRQWIHVDVERAKRESPFGAPIAHGYLTLSLLAKFANECISVDGIKLAVNYGLNRVRFASPVKAGSRVRARFVLAEVDDIPGGAQLVWQAVIEIEGGDKPACAAEMVTRWYF
- a CDS encoding YajD family HNH nuclease — encoded protein: MKAGAPGKLDRIVADARRDAEIRDQGYREQALKIYPWICGRCAREFTRSNLRELTVHHRDHNHNNNPPNGSNWELLCLYCHDNEHQRQLEATGNAGTGISGAAAATHSPFADLKAMLGKKD
- a CDS encoding histidine phosphatase family protein; its protein translation is MSVPTYICVTRHGETDWNIAGILQGWTDVPINDQGRRQAYELVGSFSHSKFSKIYSSPLIRSLETAEIIARSLRLDPPECHEGLMERNFGVIQGIPKSELAELNPVLLQQILKRNPATEFEQGESMDEFADRVLDAIVSIARPNAGKRILAVTHGWVMDVITRHIASRPRSAILNMKRRNGECLWLEVREQSIRPV